The Oceanispirochaeta sp. M1 genomic interval ATTTCATTGTAACAAGCCAGAAATGCAATAATGCCCGCGGTAGCCAGGGCTGGTTTAGATATGGGAAGCAGTATTTTAAAAAAAAGTTGAGGGGTATTACAGCCATCTATAATTGCCGCTTCATCCAGCTCTCTGCTGATCCCTTTCATGTACCCGGCTATAATAAATAAACCTTCAGGAAGACATATAGCAATATAAATAAAAATCAGAGTATAAAATGTGTTTGGTTTGAGGAGGTCTATTTTTGATACCATCTTCATCAATGGAACGAGAGTCGCATAGATGGGAAGAACTATTCCTGTCAGGAAAAATCCTAAAACTGCTTTATTATATTTATGCTTTTTTCGAGAGACTACATAAGCCAGCATACTCGCAAAAAGTAAAACACCGGCTGTAGAAAATGAAGCCAGGAGTATTGAGTTCATAATCGTTTGAAGTATATTGGCTCCGTATATGGCTACATAATAATTATGCCATACTGGATTTGAAGGAAATTTGAGCAT includes:
- a CDS encoding carbohydrate ABC transporter permease, giving the protein MMGKAKQIRQGIGYWVLGTFAILWAIITLYPFIVTIFSSLKTNDEILGSMLKFPSNPVWHNYYVAIYGANILQTIMNSILLASFSTAGVLLFASMLAYVVSRKKHKYNKAVLGFFLTGIVLPIYATLVPLMKMVSKIDLLKPNTFYTLIFIYIAICLPEGLFIIAGYMKGISRELDEAAIIDGCNTPQLFFKILLPISKPALATAGIIAFLACYNEMIFALLFITEKSKYTVSIGLLYFVGKKTVDMGPLFAAIILTTLPMLIFYMLFQEKIQSGIVAGAVKG